One stretch of Manis pentadactyla isolate mManPen7 chromosome 10, mManPen7.hap1, whole genome shotgun sequence DNA includes these proteins:
- the PSPH gene encoding phosphoserine phosphatase isoform X2 — MVSHSELRKLFCSADAVCFDVDSTVIREEGIDELAKFCGVEDAVSEMELVSSLQERNIQVFLISGGFRSIVEHVASKLNIPSTNVFANRLKFYFNGEYAGFDEMQPTAESGGKGKVIKLLKDKFHFKKIVMIGDGATDMEACPPADVFVGFGGNVIRQQVKENAEWYITDFAELLGELEE, encoded by the exons ATGGTATCCCATTCGGAGCTGAGAAAacttttctgttctgctgatgctgTATGCTTTGATGTTGACAGCACAGTCATCAGAGAAGAAGGAATTGATGAGCTGGCCAAATTCTGTGGAGTTGAGGATGCTGTGTCAGAAAT GGAGCTAGTAAGTAGCCTACAAGAGCGAAACATTCAGGTTTTCCTAATATCTGGTGGTTTTAGGAGCATTGTAGAGCATGTTGCTTCAAAGCTGAATATCCCATCAACCAATGTATTTGCCAATAggctgaagttctactttaatg GTGAATATGCAGGTTTTGATGAGATGCAGCCAACAGCTGAATCTGGTGGGAAAGGAAAAGTTATTAAACTTTTAAAGGAcaaatttcattttaagaaaatagtCATGATTGGAGATGGAGCCACAGACATGGAAGCCTGTCCTCCTGCT gaTGTTTTTGTTGGATTTGGAGGAAATGTGATCAGGCAGCAAGTGAAGGAAAATGCGGAATGGTACATCACTGATTTTGCAGAGCTTTTGGGAGAACTAGAAGAATAA
- the PSPH gene encoding phosphoserine phosphatase isoform X1 has protein sequence MVSHSELRKLFCSADAVCFDVDSTVIREEGIDELAKFCGVEDAVSEMTRRAMGGAVPFKAALTERLALIQPSREQVQRLLAEHPPHLTPGIRELVSSLQERNIQVFLISGGFRSIVEHVASKLNIPSTNVFANRLKFYFNGEYAGFDEMQPTAESGGKGKVIKLLKDKFHFKKIVMIGDGATDMEACPPADVFVGFGGNVIRQQVKENAEWYITDFAELLGELEE, from the exons ATGGTATCCCATTCGGAGCTGAGAAAacttttctgttctgctgatgctgTATGCTTTGATGTTGACAGCACAGTCATCAGAGAAGAAGGAATTGATGAGCTGGCCAAATTCTGTGGAGTTGAGGATGCTGTGTCAGAAAT GACACGGCGAGCCATGGGTGGGGCAGTGCCTTTCAAGGCTGCCCTCACCGAGCGCCTGGCTCTGATCCAGCCCTCCAGGGAACAGGTGCAAAGGCTCCTAGCAGAGCACCCCCCACACCTAACTCCTGGCATAAG GGAGCTAGTAAGTAGCCTACAAGAGCGAAACATTCAGGTTTTCCTAATATCTGGTGGTTTTAGGAGCATTGTAGAGCATGTTGCTTCAAAGCTGAATATCCCATCAACCAATGTATTTGCCAATAggctgaagttctactttaatg GTGAATATGCAGGTTTTGATGAGATGCAGCCAACAGCTGAATCTGGTGGGAAAGGAAAAGTTATTAAACTTTTAAAGGAcaaatttcattttaagaaaatagtCATGATTGGAGATGGAGCCACAGACATGGAAGCCTGTCCTCCTGCT gaTGTTTTTGTTGGATTTGGAGGAAATGTGATCAGGCAGCAAGTGAAGGAAAATGCGGAATGGTACATCACTGATTTTGCAGAGCTTTTGGGAGAACTAGAAGAATAA